The following are encoded together in the Cheilinus undulatus linkage group 3, ASM1832078v1, whole genome shotgun sequence genome:
- the b3galt6 gene encoding beta-1,3-galactosyltransferase 6, producing the protein MHLVRLLCRHKTALVIGTVCSFAVVLVFLAKCTSETLKQGHQDPPGLAPRAIALQSHQEHQNPPSPSKDFSAMLVVLITTGPKYTERRSIIRSTWLAKRDSDVLAMFVVGTQGLPSEDLQNLNTEQGRHKDLLLLPDLRDSYENLTLKLLHMYSWLDQNVEFKFVLKADDDTFARLDLLKDELKGKEPSRLYWGFFSGRGRVKTAGKWRESSWELCDYYLPYALGGGYILSADLVHYIHINVGYLKTWQSEDVSLGAWLAPVDVRRTHDPRFDTEYKSRGCNNKYLVTHKQSLEDMLEKHQTLQRDGRLCKEEVKLRLSYIYDWSVPPSQCCQRKDGIP; encoded by the coding sequence ATGCATCTGGTACGTCTATTGTGCCGCCACAAGACAGCCCTTGTCATCGGCACTGTGTGCAGCTTTGCTGTCGTTCTGGTATTCTTGGCCAAATGTACCTCTGAAACTCTGAAACAGGGCCATCAGGATCCTCCAGGCCTTGCCCCTCGTGCAATTGCATTACAGTCCCATCAGGAACATCAGAATCCCCCCTCCCCATCCAAAGACTTTTCAGCAATGCTGGTGGTCCTCATCACAACTGGACCAAAATACACAGAGAGAAGGAGTATCATCCGCAGCACCTGGCTGGCTAAGCGGGACTCTGATGTCCTGGCCATGTTTGTGGTGGGAACTCAAGGGCTTCCCAGTGAGGACCTACAGAACCTGAACACAGAGCAGGGTCGACACAAGGACCTGCTCTTACTGCCTGATTTGCGAGACTCTTATGAGAATTTAACACTCAAGCTGCTGCACATGTACTCCTGGCTGGACCAGAACGTAGAGTTTAAGTTTGTCCTCAAAGCAGATGATGACACATTTGCTCGCTTGGACCTCCTGAAGGATGAGCTTAAGGGGAAAGAGCCCAGCCGGTTGTACTGGGGCTTTTTCTCAGGGCGGGGACGGgtgaaaacagctggaaaatGGCGTGAAAGCTCATGGGAGCTCTGTGACTACTACCTTCCCTATGCACTGGGTGGGGGCTACATCCTCTCAGCGGACCTGGTGCATTATATTCACATAAACGTGGGTTACTTAAAAACCTGGCAGAGTGAGGATGTGTCACTGGGAGCCTGGCTGGCACCAGTGGATGTTCGGAGGACACATGACCCACGCTTTGACACAGAGTACAAATCGCGTGGTTGCAACAACAAATACTTGGTGACACATAAGCAGAGCTTGGAGGACATGTTAGAAAAACACCAGACTCTGCAGCGAGATGGCAGGCTCTGCAAAGAGGAAGTCAAGTTGCGATTGTCCTATATTTATGACTGGAGTGTCCCACCCTCACAGTGCTGCCAAAGGAAGGATGGCATTCCTTAA